GGGGCTTGGTGGCGTCGCAAGGGCACTCGATCTGCTTCTCCTCGTCGTCGGGGTCCATACCCACCATGGGGGGGATGTCCGTGGGAGAAGGCAGGAAGTCGACAACCGCGTCGAGCAGGGGCTGCACGCCCTTGTTCTTGAAGGCGGAGCCGCAGAGCACGGGCACGAACGAGAGGTTGATGACCGCCTTGCGGATGCCGGCACGCAGCTCCTCGGGGGTCAGCTCTTCGCCGCCCAGGTACTTCTCCATGAGCGTTTCGTCTTCTTCAGCGACAGCCTCGAGCATTTCCAGGCGCAGGGTATCGTAGATATCCTGAAGCTCGGCGGGAATATCAACAACGTTGTATTCCTTGCCCTTGGAGAGGTCGTCGAACACGAAGGCCTTGCCGGTGATGAGGTCGACGATGCCCTTGAATTCGTCCTCGCTGCCCATGGGAATCTGCAGGGGCACGGCCTTTGCGCCGAGGCGATCCTTCATCATTTCAACGCAGCGGAAGAAGTCTGCGCCCACGCGGTCCATCTTGTTGACGAAACACATACGGGGGACGCGGTAGCGCTCGGCCTGGCGCCAGACCGTTTCCGTCTGGGGCTCGACGCCTGCCACGGCATCAAACACGGCGACAGCGCCGTCAAGCACGCGCAGGGAACGTTCGACTTCGATGGTGAAGTCCACGTGGCCCGGGGTGTCGATGATGTTGATGCGGTGATCACGCCAGTAGCACGTCGTGGCTGCGGAGGTGATGGTGATGCCGCGTTCCTGCTCCTGGACCATCCAGTCCATGGTGGCGTTGCCGTCGTGAACCTCGCCGATCTTGTGCGAGACGCCGGTGTAGAAGAGGATGCGCTCGGTGGTCGTGGTCTTGCCTGCGTCAATATGGGCCATGATGCCGATATTGCGCTGACGATCTGTGGGGACGATCTTGGACACGTCTGACTTCCTCTATCCTACCAACGGTAATGGGCGAAGGCCTTGTTGGCGTCGGCCATGCGATGGGTGTCTTCGCGTTTCTTTACAGCGCCGCCACGGTTGTTGAAGGCATCCATCAACTCACCGGAGAGCTTCGCGACCATACCCTTCTCGCCGCGCTTGCGGGCGTTGTTGATCAGCCAGCGAATGGCCAGGGTGGTCTGACGCTCGGGACGAACTTCCATGGGCACCTGGTAAGTGGCGCCGCCGACACGACGGGGCTTGACTTCCATATGGGGCTTCACGTTGGCAATGGCGCGCTCGAAAGCCTTGAGGGCCTCTTCCTGCGTCTTTTCGGCCAGCACGTCACAGGCAGTGTAGAACACGCCTTCGGCAGTGGACTTCTTGCCGTCGAGCATGAGCCTGTTGATGAACTTCTTGACGAGGACGCTGCCGAAGACGGGATCGGGCAGAATCGAGCGCTTGGTAACTGGACCTTTGCGGGGCATGCTTCAATACCTCAACTTATTTGGGGCGCTTGGCGCCGTACTTGGAGCGGCTCTGACGGCGGTCTGAGACGCCAGCGGTATCCAGAGTGCCACGGATGATGTGGTAGCGCACGCCGGGAAGGTCCTTGACGCGGCCGCCGCGGATCATGACCACGGAGTGCTCCTGAAGGTTGTGGCCTTCGCCGGGGATGTAGCTGGTGACCTCGATGCCGTTGGTCAGGCGCACGCGCGCGACCTTGCGCAAGGCCGAGTTGGGCTTTTTGGGGGTGGTGGTGTACACGCGGGTGCACACGCCGCGGCGCTGCGGGCAGGCTTGCAGAGCCGGGGTCTTCTTGCGCTTGGTCTGCTTTGCCCGCTCTTTGTTGATGAGCTGGTTTATCGTGGGCATGATTCGCTCCATATCTCGTTGAAAATTGGCAAAGGCGCACGGCAGTAGACAAAAAAACCGGACCTGTCAAGAAGCTCCGGGGAGAAAGCGACGACACTGGACCGCGCAGAGAGACCTGCCCTCCCGTTCGGTCACGGGTCGCGTAAAACCGTGCGACTCGCTGAAAGCGGTACTTGATAGCAACGTGCGCAGAGCTTGGCAAGCCTTTTCTGGGATTAGTTTCGCCCGAGAGCCCTTCCAGTTGTTAATAGCAGAAAAATCCGGAATTTGCATGCACCAAAATCACCAGCAAGATTACCCTTGCAAATTTTCAGCATGGCCCATACCCAATAAATCATCTGATTTTTGCCGCAGCCGATACGTCTCCGTGCTCGGCCACCCGAACACCAACAGGAAAGGGAGCGGCTGTGACATCGAGAATCTCAAACCTTGCGGGACGAAGTTCCTGGCTCATCTGCTTTGGGGCCGTTGCGATCCTGTGCAGTCTGACGCTCTGGAGCGCCTGGAGCGACTACCTGACCACTTTGCGTGAAGCGCAAACCAAGCGAGACGCCCTGGCCAGAGTCGCAGAATCCAACCTCGCGTCGAGTTTCACCATCGTCGAGCGTTTTCTGGGACAGATTGCGGACGAGTGCGACGCCTCCCCCCTGGACAGCCCAGCCATCCTTCAAAGAATTCGTTTCCTGCTCCCCCTCATCCCTGACGCCATATCTATTGTCATCGTCGACAAGAGCGGCGTCATCATTTCTGCAACAGACCCCAACGCCCTAGGGGTAAATGTCGACACCCGTTCCTATTACGATCACCACGCCCAAAATTCAGGCAGTCGTCTGTATATTTCCGAACCCTTCGACACCGCCACCAAGAAGCGCGTCATGGTGATTTCGCGCGCTCTTCGTGGGCCAGACGACTCTCTGCGCGCTGTTATCGGCATAGCCATCCGCCCTGAATTCGTTACGAACACGCTTCTTGCCGCGCTTCCCGGCCCCAATGGTTCCGTCGTTCTGTTTGGCAAGGATTACATAATCCGATCGAGAATTCCTGAAGATTCCAACTCCACCGGAAAATCGCTGAAGGGTTTCCCGATCACTGAAGGATTTCTCGCTTCGGGCGAACACGTAGCGCACTACCGTGTCAAAGCCACCCTCGATGGTGAGGAACGTTTCGTCACCTTACGGCAAATGAACGCACCTGACAGCCTCATACTTGCCCTCTCAGATTCAACGGACGCGGTGCTCACCGGATGGGCCAGCAAATCAGTCGTCCTGGGGCTGCTGACACTATCCGGGGCCGCCCTTATCGTCCTTCTCGCGTACAGTTCCAACCGTTCCATATCGGCAGCCGCGCGCGCAGATGCCGCACTTTCGCAACGTGATATCCTCCTGGGATCAGTGCTGAAAAACCTTCCGGTCAAGGTATGTGCGCACGACATTAACGGAACCGTCATCTATCAAAGCCCGACGTGCAAAAGTATTACTGAAGAAATTCTTGACCACCCAATCAATCAGGACACGGATCAAGCCACAACTTTGCAAAACTGGACGCAATACAGAGCTAAAGCCCTGTTTGGAAAATCAACTACAACACAGCACAGGCTCTATCTTCCGAATGGAGAATACAGACTATTTGAAAGCTACATTGGCCCCATAGTAGACAACAACAATATAATCGGAATTCTTGGGGTTGACATCGACGTCACTGACTACAAAAACATTGAATCGCAACTTTTGCATGCACTATCAGAGAAAGAAGTCATGCTGAAAGAAATCCATCACCGTGTAAAAAACAATCTTCAAATAATAATGAGTCTTATAAGCCTTCAAAACTACACGTGCACGGACGATAAAGCCAGCAACACACTTTTACAGACTTGCGAACGCATACGAACAATCGCCTTAGTCCATGAACATCTATACAAGTCTAACAGCGTCGGTTTTGTTGACACGGCTGAGTACATACCGAATCTAATCAATAAAATTTCTATCGCTTTTGGAAGAGACGGCTTTACAGGTTCAATGGACATCAAGATTCAAAACATAATGATGAACATCGACAGGGCCATCCCATTTGGACTTATCGTGAACGAGCTGACAATGAACGCTTTCAAGCACGCCTTCAAAAACCCGGAAGACAACCATTTAAGCATAACCTTTCACCGTATTGAATCAAGACTTGCTGAGCTCATCGTAAGCGATAACGGGCCAGGGTTGCCAGAATCCTATGATTTTGAAAGTGAGTCGACCTTGGGAATGCGGCTGGTGAGCTCTCTGATCCAGCAGTTAAAGGGAACGTTGTATTACAGTGGAGAACATGGAGCGCAATTCCGCATCGTCGTCCCTGTTCAGTGACTGCTGCCCTCCCCTGCACAGGCACAATAAAAGGGCGACCCCTCACGGGGCCGCCCTTTTTCGTTTGTCTGTTGCGCCAGCCTACTAGTCGAGCAGCAGGGAGCTCTCTTCCATCTCGTCCAGGAACTTGTCGGGACGTTCGGGCTGGTCGGGCACTTCGATCTCGGCTTCCATGTAGCGGCGATAGCCGGTACCGGCCGGGATGAGGCGGCCCACGATGACGTTCTCCTTGAGACCGCGCAGCTGGTCTTCCTTACCCATGAGGGAGGCCTCGGTGAGCACCTTGGTGGTCTCCTGGAAGGAGGCCGCCGAGATGAAGGAGTCCGTGGTCAAGCTGGCCTGAGTGATGCCAAGGACCAGCGGCTCGGCCACGGCGGGCTTGAGGCCCTCCCTGGTGGCGCGGGCGTTCTCTTCCATGAACTTGGCCTTGTCCACCTGCTCCCCGATGAGGAAGTTGGTCTCTCCGGAGTCGATGACGGAGACCTTCCGAAGCATCTGGCGGACGATGATCTCGATGTGCTTATCGTTGATGGCCACGCCCTGGAAGCGGTACACGTCCTGGATTTCTTCCACCAGGTAGCGCGCAAGGGTCTTCTCGCCCTTGATCTTCAGGATGTCGTGCAGCTCGGGGTTGCCCTCGGTGAGGGACTCGCCCGCCTCCACGTAGTCGCCTTCCTGCGCAGTGATGTGCTTGCCGCGCGGCACCAGGTATTCCTTGGCGTCGCCCGTCTCCGGAGTGACGATGACCTTGCGCTTGCCCTTGGTTTCCGAACCGAAGGCCACGATGCCGTCGATTTCGGAGACGACCGCGAGGTCCTTGGGCTTGCGCACCTCGAAGAGCTCGGCCACGCGGGGGAGACCACCCACGATGTCCTTGGTCTTCGAGGATTCGCGGGGCTTGCGTGCGATCACGTCGCCGGCCTGCACGTTCTCGCCGTCGCGGATCATGATGATGGCGCCCACGGGCATCTGGAACACCGCAGCGCTGTTGGTGCCGGGGCGGATCTTGGCCTGCCCGTCGGGTCCCACCACGGTGATGGTCGGGCGATACGGCGTGGTGCGGTATTCGATGATGGTCTGGGTGGCGCGCTTGGTCGTGTCGTCCACCTTTTCCTGATAGGTCTTGCCTTCGATGATGTCGGTGAACTTGACCACGCCCTCGACGTCGGTGACGAAGGGCTCGTTGAAGGGGTCCCATTCGGCGAGAATGTGATCCTTCTTGACCGTCTGGCCGTCGGTGACGTTCAGGCGCGCGCCGGAAGGCAGCGAGTACTTCTCACGCTCGCGTCCCTGCTCGTCCACGATGGACACCTGACCGGACTTGCCCAGGACAATGGCGATGCCCTCCTGGTTCCTGACCAGCTTGATGCGATGCAGCACCACGGTGCCGACGTGCTGCGCGGGAATCGAGGATTTTTCGATTTCGCGCGCTGCGGTGCCGCCGATGTGGAACGTGCGCATGGTCAGCTGCGTGCCGGGCTCGCCGATGGACTGGGCGGCGATGATGCCCACGGTCTCGCCCACGTTGACCAGATGCCCGCGCGCCAGGTCGCGCCCGTAACACATGGCGCAGACGCCATGCCCGGACTGACAGGTCAGCGTGGAGCGGATGGTCAGGTTGGGCAGGCCGAGGTCCTCGATCTTCTGGGCCCAGAACTCATCCACGATGGTGTTGGCCGGGATGAGCACCTCATAGGTGTCGGGATCGAACACGTCGAACATGGTCACGCGGCCAAGGGCGCGCTCGGCCAGGCGCTGCTTGATCTCGCCCGACTTCTCGAAGTGCTTGATCTCCAGGCCGTCAACCGTGCCGCAGTCGATCTCGGTGATGATGACGTCCTGCACCACGTCGACCAGACGGCGGGTAAGGTAGCCGGAGTTGGCGGTCTTGAGCGCCGTGTCGGCCAGGCCCTTACGAGCGCCGTGCGTCGAGATGAAGTACTGCGCCACCGAGAGGCCCTCGCGGAAGTTCGAGGTGATGGGCGTCTCGATGATTTCGCCGGAAGGCTTGGCCATCAGGCCGCGCATGCCCGCGAGCTGGCGCATCTGGTCCGGGTTGCCTCGGGAACCGGAGTGCGTCATCATGAAGATGGCGTTGAAGGAGGTGTTGCGCTCCTCCTTGCCGGTCACGGGGTCCACCATGAGATCGGTGGAGATGTCGCGCATCATCTCGGAGGCCACGTCGTTGGTGGCTTTGGTCCACACGTCGACGACCTTGTTGTACTTCTCCGTGCGGGTGATGATGCCTTCGGCGTACTGCTGCTCGATCTCGTCCACTTCGTTGGTGGACTTGGTCAGGATCTCGGCCTTGCGGCGGGGAATGGTCAGGTCCTGCACGGCGATGGAGACGCCGGCGCGGGTGGCGTATTCGAAGCCAAGGTCCTTCAGGTGGTCGCACAGGAGGACCGTGGCCTTGGTTCCGGCCATACGGTAGACCTCGCTCACAAGGCGTCCGATGGACTTCTTGTTGAGCACGCAGTTCACCAGTTCGAAGGGCACGTTCTCAGGCAGAAGCTCGCCGACCATGATGCGGCCGGGGCTGGTGAGCACCAGCTGGCCGTTCATGCGCACCTTCACGCGGGCGTGCAGGTGCACGATTCCGGCGTGGTGAGCGGTGATGCACTCCATGGGGTTGGCGAAAACCTTGCCCTCGCCCATCTGGAAGGAGCGCTCCACGGTCAGGTAGTAGAGCCCGAGCACGATGTCCTGCGAGGGGACGATGATGGGGTTGCCGTTGGCCGGGGACAGAATGTTGTTGGTGCTCATCATGAGCACGCGGCATTCGATCTGCGCCTCCAGCGACAAGGGAACGTGCACGGCCATCTGGTCGCCGTCGAAGTCCGCGTTGTAGGCGGCGCAGACCAGCGGGTGAAGCTGGATGGCCTTGCCTTCAACGAGCTGCGGCTCGAAGGACTGGATGCCCAGGCGGTGCAGCGTGGGGGCGCGGTTCAGCATGATGGGGTACTCGCGCACCACATCTTCGAGGATGTCCCACACCACCAGCTCTTCGCGCTCCACCATCTTCTTGGCGGTCTTGATGGTGGTGGCCAGTCCCCTCTCCTCAAGCTTCGCGTAGATGAAGGGCTTGAAGAGTTCCAGGGCCATCTTCTTGGGAAGGCCGCACTGGTGGAGCTTCAGCTTGGGACCGACCACGATGACCGAACGGCCCGAGTAGTCGACGCGCTTGCCCAGAAGGTTCTGGCGGAAACGGCCCTGCTTGCCCTTGATCATGTCCGAGAGGGACTTCAGGGGGCGACCGTTGGTGCCGGTGATGGCGCGACCGCGACGACCGTTGTCGAACAGGGCGTCAACCGCTTCCTGAAGCATGCGCTTCTCGTTGCGGATGATGATGTCCGGCGCGCCCAGCTCCAACAGCCGCTTGAGGCGGTTGTTGCGGTTGATGACGCGGCGGTACAGGTCGTTCAGGTCCGAGGTGGCGAAGCGTCCGCCGTCCAGGGGAACCAGGGGGCGAAGCTCGGGCGGGATGACGGGCACGACTTCCATGACCATCCACTCGGGCTTGTTGCCGCTCTCCAGGAACGCCTCGACGATCTTCAAGCGCTTGATGATCTTCTTTTTCTTGGTCTGCGACCGGGTGGTGAGGGATTCCTCACGCAGTTCGGTGCGCAGCTTGAGCATGTCGATCTCTTCCAGGAAGCCGCGAACGACTTCCGCGCCCATGCCCACAGTGACGGCGTCTTCGCCATAATGGTCGATGATCTGCAGGTACTGGTCCTCGGAGATGACCTGAAGGCGGGTCAGGTTGGTCTCCTTGGGGTCCATGACCACGTAGGAATCGAAGTACAGAACCTTCTCAAGATCC
The sequence above is drawn from the Fundidesulfovibrio putealis DSM 16056 genome and encodes:
- the rpsG gene encoding 30S ribosomal protein S7; translation: MPRKGPVTKRSILPDPVFGSVLVKKFINRLMLDGKKSTAEGVFYTACDVLAEKTQEEALKAFERAIANVKPHMEVKPRRVGGATYQVPMEVRPERQTTLAIRWLINNARKRGEKGMVAKLSGELMDAFNNRGGAVKKREDTHRMADANKAFAHYRW
- the rpsL gene encoding 30S ribosomal protein S12, giving the protein MPTINQLINKERAKQTKRKKTPALQACPQRRGVCTRVYTTTPKKPNSALRKVARVRLTNGIEVTSYIPGEGHNLQEHSVVMIRGGRVKDLPGVRYHIIRGTLDTAGVSDRRQSRSKYGAKRPK
- a CDS encoding sensor histidine kinase; protein product: MTSRISNLAGRSSWLICFGAVAILCSLTLWSAWSDYLTTLREAQTKRDALARVAESNLASSFTIVERFLGQIADECDASPLDSPAILQRIRFLLPLIPDAISIVIVDKSGVIISATDPNALGVNVDTRSYYDHHAQNSGSRLYISEPFDTATKKRVMVISRALRGPDDSLRAVIGIAIRPEFVTNTLLAALPGPNGSVVLFGKDYIIRSRIPEDSNSTGKSLKGFPITEGFLASGEHVAHYRVKATLDGEERFVTLRQMNAPDSLILALSDSTDAVLTGWASKSVVLGLLTLSGAALIVLLAYSSNRSISAAARADAALSQRDILLGSVLKNLPVKVCAHDINGTVIYQSPTCKSITEEILDHPINQDTDQATTLQNWTQYRAKALFGKSTTTQHRLYLPNGEYRLFESYIGPIVDNNNIIGILGVDIDVTDYKNIESQLLHALSEKEVMLKEIHHRVKNNLQIIMSLISLQNYTCTDDKASNTLLQTCERIRTIALVHEHLYKSNSVGFVDTAEYIPNLINKISIAFGRDGFTGSMDIKIQNIMMNIDRAIPFGLIVNELTMNAFKHAFKNPEDNHLSITFHRIESRLAELIVSDNGPGLPESYDFESESTLGMRLVSSLIQQLKGTLYYSGEHGAQFRIVVPVQ
- the rpoC gene encoding DNA-directed RNA polymerase subunit beta' — encoded protein: MSLDDLFSLRGTAATQISSRTLKAIKISIASPEKIREWSFGEVKKPETINYRTFKPERDGLFCAKIFGPVKDYECNCGKYKRMKHRGIVCEKCGVEVIASKVRRERMGHIELAAPVAHIWFLKTLPSKIGTLLDMTMVDLEKVLYFDSYVVMDPKETNLTRLQVISEDQYLQIIDHYGEDAVTVGMGAEVVRGFLEEIDMLKLRTELREESLTTRSQTKKKKIIKRLKIVEAFLESGNKPEWMVMEVVPVIPPELRPLVPLDGGRFATSDLNDLYRRVINRNNRLKRLLELGAPDIIIRNEKRMLQEAVDALFDNGRRGRAITGTNGRPLKSLSDMIKGKQGRFRQNLLGKRVDYSGRSVIVVGPKLKLHQCGLPKKMALELFKPFIYAKLEERGLATTIKTAKKMVEREELVVWDILEDVVREYPIMLNRAPTLHRLGIQSFEPQLVEGKAIQLHPLVCAAYNADFDGDQMAVHVPLSLEAQIECRVLMMSTNNILSPANGNPIIVPSQDIVLGLYYLTVERSFQMGEGKVFANPMECITAHHAGIVHLHARVKVRMNGQLVLTSPGRIMVGELLPENVPFELVNCVLNKKSIGRLVSEVYRMAGTKATVLLCDHLKDLGFEYATRAGVSIAVQDLTIPRRKAEILTKSTNEVDEIEQQYAEGIITRTEKYNKVVDVWTKATNDVASEMMRDISTDLMVDPVTGKEERNTSFNAIFMMTHSGSRGNPDQMRQLAGMRGLMAKPSGEIIETPITSNFREGLSVAQYFISTHGARKGLADTALKTANSGYLTRRLVDVVQDVIITEIDCGTVDGLEIKHFEKSGEIKQRLAERALGRVTMFDVFDPDTYEVLIPANTIVDEFWAQKIEDLGLPNLTIRSTLTCQSGHGVCAMCYGRDLARGHLVNVGETVGIIAAQSIGEPGTQLTMRTFHIGGTAAREIEKSSIPAQHVGTVVLHRIKLVRNQEGIAIVLGKSGQVSIVDEQGREREKYSLPSGARLNVTDGQTVKKDHILAEWDPFNEPFVTDVEGVVKFTDIIEGKTYQEKVDDTTKRATQTIIEYRTTPYRPTITVVGPDGQAKIRPGTNSAAVFQMPVGAIIMIRDGENVQAGDVIARKPRESSKTKDIVGGLPRVAELFEVRKPKDLAVVSEIDGIVAFGSETKGKRKVIVTPETGDAKEYLVPRGKHITAQEGDYVEAGESLTEGNPELHDILKIKGEKTLARYLVEEIQDVYRFQGVAINDKHIEIIVRQMLRKVSVIDSGETNFLIGEQVDKAKFMEENARATREGLKPAVAEPLVLGITQASLTTDSFISAASFQETTKVLTEASLMGKEDQLRGLKENVIVGRLIPAGTGYRRYMEAEIEVPDQPERPDKFLDEMEESSLLLD